Proteins from one Trichoplusia ni isolate ovarian cell line Hi5 chromosome 9, tn1, whole genome shotgun sequence genomic window:
- the LOC113497212 gene encoding TBC1 domain family member 15 isoform X4 has protein sequence MSRSSSLEDIPDQCKDLFTQDGVLLKACLGRPVTDLNSIGMLCIVQNPDQTKSIEWRPNDLITIDSDAQDQEWAVVNTIGRRQRTLSGNITSDYATARARIIKISLDELKTFRVTRNNQQMQFSTKPGVWQTTFYFQHGNAEIFVAYLKNHIKTAKTRHDRNTYVVVEPNIESQVLNRSFAELDIFTENTTDVVWNLMSNLRQRPYETTMEAFSKLTDIVYYGNEGMNGKRDVSEEVADLLTKSMSAIEDSTTLTRTDEYEVISVKPTLPPRPSIPRGTPLSTEKWDGLQDTEGRVTEVEGVKQLIFRGGVAHSIRQSVWKYLLDYHPWHMTHAELRALTKKRTEEYFSMKLQWRSMTEGQEARFSEYRDRKSLVEKDVNRTDRTHPFYAGDNNPNLVILQDILMTYVMYNFDLGYVQGMSDILAPLLLLLGNEVDSFWCFVGFMDKIASNFDMDQAGMKLQLVQLQQLLLFASPELAQHLAQKDSGNMYFCFRWLLVWFKREFSYRDIMRLWEVLWTELPCANFHLLICVAILDAEKDILISKDYGFTEILKHVNDLSMCLDVDKILSTAEGIYHQVVSAPHLTDQIRVILGLPTLNISTSTHSESEQASTSKVENGTDRNERNMFGQDMDEGTLEYNGIQISIVTKTVWALLA, from the exons ATGTCGAGATCAAGTTCGCTAGAAGACATTCCCGATCAATGTAAA GACCTGTTCACACAAGATGGAGTGCTCCTCAAGGCCTGCCTCGGCAGACCGGTCACGGACCTCAACTCCATCGGGATGCTGTGCATCGTGCAGAACCCTGACCAGACGAAGTCGATCGAGTGGAGACCCAACGACCTGATCACAATAGACTCGGACGCTCAGGACCAGGAGTGGGCGGTCGTCAACACTATTG GTCGTCGCCAACGTACACTAAGCGGCAACATAACATCGGACTACGCGACAGCCAGAGCGCGCATCATCAAAATAAGTCTAGACGAATTGAAGACCTTCCGAGTAACGAGAAATAACCAGCAGATGCAATTCTCCACGAAGCCAGGAGTTTGGCAGACGACATTCTACTTCCAACACGGCAATGCTGAAATTTTCGTCgcatatttaaagaatcatATCAAAACTGCGAAGACGAGACACGATAGGAATACTTATGTTGTCGTCGAACCTAACATTGAGTCGCAAGTCCTGAATAGGTCTTTTGCGGAACTTGATATCTTTACTGAGAATACTACTGATGTTGTCTGGAATCTGATGTCGAATTTGCGACAGAGGCCGTATGAGACTACAATGGAAGCTTTTTCGAAACTCACTGATATTG TTTACTACGGCAACGAAGGCATGAACGGTAAGCGCGATGTGTCCGAAGAAGTAGCTGATCTGCTTACCAAGAGTATGAGTGCTATTGAAGATTCCACCACGTTGACACGAACGGATGAGTACGAGGTTATCAGCGTTAAGCCCACGCTACCACCACGACCCAGTATACCTAG AGGCACCCCCCTATCCACAGAAAAGTGGGACGGATTGCAAGACACAGAAGGCCGAGTCACAGAAGTCGAGGGAGTCAAACAGTTGATATTTAGAGGG GGTGTAGCCCATTCAATACGACAATCAGTATGGAAGTATCTGCTAGACTACCATCCGTGGCACATGACGCATGCAGAGCTCAGAGCTCTGACCAAGAAGAGAACAGAAGAATATTTCTCCATGAAGCTGCAGTGGAGGTCCATGACTGAGGGGCAGGAAGCAAG GTTTTCAGAATACCGTGACAGGAAGAGTCTAGTTGAGAAAGACGTGAACCGAACAGACAGGACGCACCCGTTCTACGCGGGCGACAACAACCCTAACTTAGTGATCCTTCAAGACATCCTCATGACCTACGTCATGTACAACTTCGATTTAGGCTACGTACAGGGCATGTCGGATATACTGGCGCCATTGTTGCTGTTGCTAGGCAACGAGGTCGATAGCTTCTGGTGCTTTGTAGGATTCATGGATAAGATT GCGTCGAACTTCGACATGGATCAGGCGGGCATGAAGCTGCAGCTGGTCCAGCTGCAGCAGCTGCTGCTGTTCGCGAGCCCCGAGCTGGCGCAACACCTCGCGCAGAAGGACTCCGGGAACATGTACTTCTGCTTCCGGTGGCTGCTCGTCTGGTTCAAGCGGGAGTTCTCCTATAGAGATATTATGAG aCTTTGGGAAGTATTATGGACGGAATTGCCATGTGCAAATTTCCATTTATTGATATGTGTTGCCATTCTTGATGCCGAAAAAGATATTCTTATCAGTAAAGACTATGGTTTTACTGAGATATTGAAA CACGTAAACGACTTATCCATGTGCCTGGACGTCGACAAAATACTCAGTACTGCAGAGGGGATATACCACCAAGTGGTCTCAGCCCCGCACCTAACAGACCAGATCCGAGTCATACTGGGCTTGCCCACCTTAAACATATCCACATCAACCCACTCAGAGAGCGAACAGGCCTCGACATCCAAGGTGGAAAATGGTACGGACAGGAACGAAAGGAACATGTTTGGACAAGATATGGACGAA gGTACACTCGAATATAACGGAATTCAGATATCTATAGTAACAAAAACTGTTTGGGCATTGCTCGCCTAA
- the LOC113497212 gene encoding TBC1 domain family member 15 isoform X2, whose translation MLGSLVSKAKKIVNTRWGNDLFTQDGVLLKACLGRPVTDLNSIGMLCIVQNPDQTKSIEWRPNDLITIDSDAQDQEWAVVNTIGRRQRTLSGNITSDYATARARIIKISLDELKTFRVTRNNQQMQFSTKPGVWQTTFYFQHGNAEIFVAYLKNHIKTAKTRHDRNTYVVVEPNIESQVLNRSFAELDIFTENTTDVVWNLMSNLRQRPYETTMEAFSKLTDIVYYGNEGMNGKRDVSEEVADLLTKSMSAIEDSTTLTRTDEYEVISVKPTLPPRPSIPRGTPLSTEKWDGLQDTEGRVTEVEGVKQLIFRGGVAHSIRQSVWKYLLDYHPWHMTHAELRALTKKRTEEYFSMKLQWRSMTEGQEARFSEYRDRKSLVEKDVNRTDRTHPFYAGDNNPNLVILQDILMTYVMYNFDLGYVQGMSDILAPLLLLLGNEVDSFWCFVGFMDKIASNFDMDQAGMKLQLVQLQQLLLFASPELAQHLAQKDSGNMYFCFRWLLVWFKREFSYRDIMRLWEVLWTELPCANFHLLICVAILDAEKDILISKDYGFTEILKHVNDLSMCLDVDKILSTAEGIYHQVVSAPHLTDQIRVILGLPTLNISTSTHSESEQASTSKVENGTDRNERNMFGQDMDEGTLEYNGIQISIVTKTVWALLA comes from the exons ATGTTGGGTAGTCTTGTTAGTAAAGCGAAGAAAATCGTCAACACACGCTGGGGAAAC GACCTGTTCACACAAGATGGAGTGCTCCTCAAGGCCTGCCTCGGCAGACCGGTCACGGACCTCAACTCCATCGGGATGCTGTGCATCGTGCAGAACCCTGACCAGACGAAGTCGATCGAGTGGAGACCCAACGACCTGATCACAATAGACTCGGACGCTCAGGACCAGGAGTGGGCGGTCGTCAACACTATTG GTCGTCGCCAACGTACACTAAGCGGCAACATAACATCGGACTACGCGACAGCCAGAGCGCGCATCATCAAAATAAGTCTAGACGAATTGAAGACCTTCCGAGTAACGAGAAATAACCAGCAGATGCAATTCTCCACGAAGCCAGGAGTTTGGCAGACGACATTCTACTTCCAACACGGCAATGCTGAAATTTTCGTCgcatatttaaagaatcatATCAAAACTGCGAAGACGAGACACGATAGGAATACTTATGTTGTCGTCGAACCTAACATTGAGTCGCAAGTCCTGAATAGGTCTTTTGCGGAACTTGATATCTTTACTGAGAATACTACTGATGTTGTCTGGAATCTGATGTCGAATTTGCGACAGAGGCCGTATGAGACTACAATGGAAGCTTTTTCGAAACTCACTGATATTG TTTACTACGGCAACGAAGGCATGAACGGTAAGCGCGATGTGTCCGAAGAAGTAGCTGATCTGCTTACCAAGAGTATGAGTGCTATTGAAGATTCCACCACGTTGACACGAACGGATGAGTACGAGGTTATCAGCGTTAAGCCCACGCTACCACCACGACCCAGTATACCTAG AGGCACCCCCCTATCCACAGAAAAGTGGGACGGATTGCAAGACACAGAAGGCCGAGTCACAGAAGTCGAGGGAGTCAAACAGTTGATATTTAGAGGG GGTGTAGCCCATTCAATACGACAATCAGTATGGAAGTATCTGCTAGACTACCATCCGTGGCACATGACGCATGCAGAGCTCAGAGCTCTGACCAAGAAGAGAACAGAAGAATATTTCTCCATGAAGCTGCAGTGGAGGTCCATGACTGAGGGGCAGGAAGCAAG GTTTTCAGAATACCGTGACAGGAAGAGTCTAGTTGAGAAAGACGTGAACCGAACAGACAGGACGCACCCGTTCTACGCGGGCGACAACAACCCTAACTTAGTGATCCTTCAAGACATCCTCATGACCTACGTCATGTACAACTTCGATTTAGGCTACGTACAGGGCATGTCGGATATACTGGCGCCATTGTTGCTGTTGCTAGGCAACGAGGTCGATAGCTTCTGGTGCTTTGTAGGATTCATGGATAAGATT GCGTCGAACTTCGACATGGATCAGGCGGGCATGAAGCTGCAGCTGGTCCAGCTGCAGCAGCTGCTGCTGTTCGCGAGCCCCGAGCTGGCGCAACACCTCGCGCAGAAGGACTCCGGGAACATGTACTTCTGCTTCCGGTGGCTGCTCGTCTGGTTCAAGCGGGAGTTCTCCTATAGAGATATTATGAG aCTTTGGGAAGTATTATGGACGGAATTGCCATGTGCAAATTTCCATTTATTGATATGTGTTGCCATTCTTGATGCCGAAAAAGATATTCTTATCAGTAAAGACTATGGTTTTACTGAGATATTGAAA CACGTAAACGACTTATCCATGTGCCTGGACGTCGACAAAATACTCAGTACTGCAGAGGGGATATACCACCAAGTGGTCTCAGCCCCGCACCTAACAGACCAGATCCGAGTCATACTGGGCTTGCCCACCTTAAACATATCCACATCAACCCACTCAGAGAGCGAACAGGCCTCGACATCCAAGGTGGAAAATGGTACGGACAGGAACGAAAGGAACATGTTTGGACAAGATATGGACGAA gGTACACTCGAATATAACGGAATTCAGATATCTATAGTAACAAAAACTGTTTGGGCATTGCTCGCCTAA
- the LOC113497212 gene encoding TBC1 domain family member 15 isoform X1, with translation MSRSSSLEDIPDQCKDLFTQDGVLLKACLGRPVTDLNSIGMLCIVQNPDQTKSIEWRPNDLITIDSDAQDQEWAVVNTIGITMSFAKGRRQRTLSGNITSDYATARARIIKISLDELKTFRVTRNNQQMQFSTKPGVWQTTFYFQHGNAEIFVAYLKNHIKTAKTRHDRNTYVVVEPNIESQVLNRSFAELDIFTENTTDVVWNLMSNLRQRPYETTMEAFSKLTDIVYYGNEGMNGKRDVSEEVADLLTKSMSAIEDSTTLTRTDEYEVISVKPTLPPRPSIPRGTPLSTEKWDGLQDTEGRVTEVEGVKQLIFRGGVAHSIRQSVWKYLLDYHPWHMTHAELRALTKKRTEEYFSMKLQWRSMTEGQEARFSEYRDRKSLVEKDVNRTDRTHPFYAGDNNPNLVILQDILMTYVMYNFDLGYVQGMSDILAPLLLLLGNEVDSFWCFVGFMDKIASNFDMDQAGMKLQLVQLQQLLLFASPELAQHLAQKDSGNMYFCFRWLLVWFKREFSYRDIMRLWEVLWTELPCANFHLLICVAILDAEKDILISKDYGFTEILKHVNDLSMCLDVDKILSTAEGIYHQVVSAPHLTDQIRVILGLPTLNISTSTHSESEQASTSKVENGTDRNERNMFGQDMDEGTLEYNGIQISIVTKTVWALLA, from the exons ATGTCGAGATCAAGTTCGCTAGAAGACATTCCCGATCAATGTAAA GACCTGTTCACACAAGATGGAGTGCTCCTCAAGGCCTGCCTCGGCAGACCGGTCACGGACCTCAACTCCATCGGGATGCTGTGCATCGTGCAGAACCCTGACCAGACGAAGTCGATCGAGTGGAGACCCAACGACCTGATCACAATAGACTCGGACGCTCAGGACCAGGAGTGGGCGGTCGTCAACACTATTGGTATAACCATGTCTTTTGCTAAAG GTCGTCGCCAACGTACACTAAGCGGCAACATAACATCGGACTACGCGACAGCCAGAGCGCGCATCATCAAAATAAGTCTAGACGAATTGAAGACCTTCCGAGTAACGAGAAATAACCAGCAGATGCAATTCTCCACGAAGCCAGGAGTTTGGCAGACGACATTCTACTTCCAACACGGCAATGCTGAAATTTTCGTCgcatatttaaagaatcatATCAAAACTGCGAAGACGAGACACGATAGGAATACTTATGTTGTCGTCGAACCTAACATTGAGTCGCAAGTCCTGAATAGGTCTTTTGCGGAACTTGATATCTTTACTGAGAATACTACTGATGTTGTCTGGAATCTGATGTCGAATTTGCGACAGAGGCCGTATGAGACTACAATGGAAGCTTTTTCGAAACTCACTGATATTG TTTACTACGGCAACGAAGGCATGAACGGTAAGCGCGATGTGTCCGAAGAAGTAGCTGATCTGCTTACCAAGAGTATGAGTGCTATTGAAGATTCCACCACGTTGACACGAACGGATGAGTACGAGGTTATCAGCGTTAAGCCCACGCTACCACCACGACCCAGTATACCTAG AGGCACCCCCCTATCCACAGAAAAGTGGGACGGATTGCAAGACACAGAAGGCCGAGTCACAGAAGTCGAGGGAGTCAAACAGTTGATATTTAGAGGG GGTGTAGCCCATTCAATACGACAATCAGTATGGAAGTATCTGCTAGACTACCATCCGTGGCACATGACGCATGCAGAGCTCAGAGCTCTGACCAAGAAGAGAACAGAAGAATATTTCTCCATGAAGCTGCAGTGGAGGTCCATGACTGAGGGGCAGGAAGCAAG GTTTTCAGAATACCGTGACAGGAAGAGTCTAGTTGAGAAAGACGTGAACCGAACAGACAGGACGCACCCGTTCTACGCGGGCGACAACAACCCTAACTTAGTGATCCTTCAAGACATCCTCATGACCTACGTCATGTACAACTTCGATTTAGGCTACGTACAGGGCATGTCGGATATACTGGCGCCATTGTTGCTGTTGCTAGGCAACGAGGTCGATAGCTTCTGGTGCTTTGTAGGATTCATGGATAAGATT GCGTCGAACTTCGACATGGATCAGGCGGGCATGAAGCTGCAGCTGGTCCAGCTGCAGCAGCTGCTGCTGTTCGCGAGCCCCGAGCTGGCGCAACACCTCGCGCAGAAGGACTCCGGGAACATGTACTTCTGCTTCCGGTGGCTGCTCGTCTGGTTCAAGCGGGAGTTCTCCTATAGAGATATTATGAG aCTTTGGGAAGTATTATGGACGGAATTGCCATGTGCAAATTTCCATTTATTGATATGTGTTGCCATTCTTGATGCCGAAAAAGATATTCTTATCAGTAAAGACTATGGTTTTACTGAGATATTGAAA CACGTAAACGACTTATCCATGTGCCTGGACGTCGACAAAATACTCAGTACTGCAGAGGGGATATACCACCAAGTGGTCTCAGCCCCGCACCTAACAGACCAGATCCGAGTCATACTGGGCTTGCCCACCTTAAACATATCCACATCAACCCACTCAGAGAGCGAACAGGCCTCGACATCCAAGGTGGAAAATGGTACGGACAGGAACGAAAGGAACATGTTTGGACAAGATATGGACGAA gGTACACTCGAATATAACGGAATTCAGATATCTATAGTAACAAAAACTGTTTGGGCATTGCTCGCCTAA
- the LOC113497212 gene encoding TBC1 domain family member 15 isoform X5, whose protein sequence is MLGSLVSKAKKIVNTRWGNDLFTQDGVLLKACLGRPVTDLNSIGMLCIVQNPDQTKSIEWRPNDLITIDSDAQDQEWAVVNTIGITMSFAKGRRQRTLSGNITSDYATARARIIKISLDELKTFRVTRNNQQMQFSTKPGVWQTTFYFQHGNAEIFVAYLKNHIKTAKTRHDRNTYVVVEPNIESQVLNRSFAELDIFTENTTDVVWNLMSNLRQRPYETTMEAFSKLTDIVYYGNEGMNGKRDVSEEVADLLTKSMSAIEDSTTLTRTDEYEVISVKPTLPPRPSIPRGTPLSTEKWDGLQDTEGRVTEVEGVKQLIFRGGVAHSIRQSVWKYLLDYHPWHMTHAELRALTKKRTEEYFSMKLQWRSMTEGQEARFSEYRDRKSLVEKDVNRTDRTHPFYAGDNNPNLVILQDILMTYVMYNFDLGYVQGMSDILAPLLLLLGNEVDSFWCFVGFMDKIASNFDMDQAGMKLQLVQLQQLLLFASPELAQHLAQKDSGNMYFCFRWLLVWFKREFSYRDIMRLWEVLWTELPCANFHLLICVAILDAEKDILISKDYGFTEILKHVNDLSMCLDVDKILSTAEGIYHQVVSAPHLTDQIRVILGLPTLNISTSTHSESEQASTSKVENGTDRNERNMFGQDMDEGYTRI, encoded by the exons ATGTTGGGTAGTCTTGTTAGTAAAGCGAAGAAAATCGTCAACACACGCTGGGGAAAC GACCTGTTCACACAAGATGGAGTGCTCCTCAAGGCCTGCCTCGGCAGACCGGTCACGGACCTCAACTCCATCGGGATGCTGTGCATCGTGCAGAACCCTGACCAGACGAAGTCGATCGAGTGGAGACCCAACGACCTGATCACAATAGACTCGGACGCTCAGGACCAGGAGTGGGCGGTCGTCAACACTATTGGTATAACCATGTCTTTTGCTAAAG GTCGTCGCCAACGTACACTAAGCGGCAACATAACATCGGACTACGCGACAGCCAGAGCGCGCATCATCAAAATAAGTCTAGACGAATTGAAGACCTTCCGAGTAACGAGAAATAACCAGCAGATGCAATTCTCCACGAAGCCAGGAGTTTGGCAGACGACATTCTACTTCCAACACGGCAATGCTGAAATTTTCGTCgcatatttaaagaatcatATCAAAACTGCGAAGACGAGACACGATAGGAATACTTATGTTGTCGTCGAACCTAACATTGAGTCGCAAGTCCTGAATAGGTCTTTTGCGGAACTTGATATCTTTACTGAGAATACTACTGATGTTGTCTGGAATCTGATGTCGAATTTGCGACAGAGGCCGTATGAGACTACAATGGAAGCTTTTTCGAAACTCACTGATATTG TTTACTACGGCAACGAAGGCATGAACGGTAAGCGCGATGTGTCCGAAGAAGTAGCTGATCTGCTTACCAAGAGTATGAGTGCTATTGAAGATTCCACCACGTTGACACGAACGGATGAGTACGAGGTTATCAGCGTTAAGCCCACGCTACCACCACGACCCAGTATACCTAG AGGCACCCCCCTATCCACAGAAAAGTGGGACGGATTGCAAGACACAGAAGGCCGAGTCACAGAAGTCGAGGGAGTCAAACAGTTGATATTTAGAGGG GGTGTAGCCCATTCAATACGACAATCAGTATGGAAGTATCTGCTAGACTACCATCCGTGGCACATGACGCATGCAGAGCTCAGAGCTCTGACCAAGAAGAGAACAGAAGAATATTTCTCCATGAAGCTGCAGTGGAGGTCCATGACTGAGGGGCAGGAAGCAAG GTTTTCAGAATACCGTGACAGGAAGAGTCTAGTTGAGAAAGACGTGAACCGAACAGACAGGACGCACCCGTTCTACGCGGGCGACAACAACCCTAACTTAGTGATCCTTCAAGACATCCTCATGACCTACGTCATGTACAACTTCGATTTAGGCTACGTACAGGGCATGTCGGATATACTGGCGCCATTGTTGCTGTTGCTAGGCAACGAGGTCGATAGCTTCTGGTGCTTTGTAGGATTCATGGATAAGATT GCGTCGAACTTCGACATGGATCAGGCGGGCATGAAGCTGCAGCTGGTCCAGCTGCAGCAGCTGCTGCTGTTCGCGAGCCCCGAGCTGGCGCAACACCTCGCGCAGAAGGACTCCGGGAACATGTACTTCTGCTTCCGGTGGCTGCTCGTCTGGTTCAAGCGGGAGTTCTCCTATAGAGATATTATGAG aCTTTGGGAAGTATTATGGACGGAATTGCCATGTGCAAATTTCCATTTATTGATATGTGTTGCCATTCTTGATGCCGAAAAAGATATTCTTATCAGTAAAGACTATGGTTTTACTGAGATATTGAAA CACGTAAACGACTTATCCATGTGCCTGGACGTCGACAAAATACTCAGTACTGCAGAGGGGATATACCACCAAGTGGTCTCAGCCCCGCACCTAACAGACCAGATCCGAGTCATACTGGGCTTGCCCACCTTAAACATATCCACATCAACCCACTCAGAGAGCGAACAGGCCTCGACATCCAAGGTGGAAAATGGTACGGACAGGAACGAAAGGAACATGTTTGGACAAGATATGGACGAAG gGTACACTCGAATATAA
- the LOC113497212 gene encoding TBC1 domain family member 15 isoform X7 gives MLGSLVSKAKKIVNTRWGNDLFTQDGVLLKACLGRPVTDLNSIGMLCIVQNPDQTKSIEWRPNDLITIDSDAQDQEWAVVNTIGITMSFAKGRRQRTLSGNITSDYATARARIIKISLDELKTFRVTRNNQQMQFSTKPGVWQTTFYFQHGNAEIFVAYLKNHIKTAKTRHDRNTYVVVEPNIESQVLNRSFAELDIFTENTTDVVWNLMSNLRQRPYETTMEAFSKLTDIVYYGNEGMNGKRDVSEEVADLLTKSMSAIEDSTTLTRTDEYEVISVKPTLPPRPSIPRGTPLSTEKWDGLQDTEGRVTEVEGVKQLIFRGGVAHSIRQSVWKYLLDYHPWHMTHAELRALTKKRTEEYFSMKLQWRSMTEGQEARFSEYRDRKSLVEKDVNRTDRTHPFYAGDNNPNLVILQDILMTYVMYNFDLGYVQGMSDILAPLLLLLGNEVDSFWCFVGFMDKIASNFDMDQAGMKLQLVQLQQLLLFASPELAQHLAQKDSGNMYFCFRWLLVWFKREFSYRDIMRLWEVLWTELPCANFHLLICVAILDAEKDILISKDYGFTEILKHVNDLSMCLDVDKILSTAEGIYHQVVSAPHLTDQIRVILGLPTLNISTSTHSESEQASTSKVENGYTRI, from the exons ATGTTGGGTAGTCTTGTTAGTAAAGCGAAGAAAATCGTCAACACACGCTGGGGAAAC GACCTGTTCACACAAGATGGAGTGCTCCTCAAGGCCTGCCTCGGCAGACCGGTCACGGACCTCAACTCCATCGGGATGCTGTGCATCGTGCAGAACCCTGACCAGACGAAGTCGATCGAGTGGAGACCCAACGACCTGATCACAATAGACTCGGACGCTCAGGACCAGGAGTGGGCGGTCGTCAACACTATTGGTATAACCATGTCTTTTGCTAAAG GTCGTCGCCAACGTACACTAAGCGGCAACATAACATCGGACTACGCGACAGCCAGAGCGCGCATCATCAAAATAAGTCTAGACGAATTGAAGACCTTCCGAGTAACGAGAAATAACCAGCAGATGCAATTCTCCACGAAGCCAGGAGTTTGGCAGACGACATTCTACTTCCAACACGGCAATGCTGAAATTTTCGTCgcatatttaaagaatcatATCAAAACTGCGAAGACGAGACACGATAGGAATACTTATGTTGTCGTCGAACCTAACATTGAGTCGCAAGTCCTGAATAGGTCTTTTGCGGAACTTGATATCTTTACTGAGAATACTACTGATGTTGTCTGGAATCTGATGTCGAATTTGCGACAGAGGCCGTATGAGACTACAATGGAAGCTTTTTCGAAACTCACTGATATTG TTTACTACGGCAACGAAGGCATGAACGGTAAGCGCGATGTGTCCGAAGAAGTAGCTGATCTGCTTACCAAGAGTATGAGTGCTATTGAAGATTCCACCACGTTGACACGAACGGATGAGTACGAGGTTATCAGCGTTAAGCCCACGCTACCACCACGACCCAGTATACCTAG AGGCACCCCCCTATCCACAGAAAAGTGGGACGGATTGCAAGACACAGAAGGCCGAGTCACAGAAGTCGAGGGAGTCAAACAGTTGATATTTAGAGGG GGTGTAGCCCATTCAATACGACAATCAGTATGGAAGTATCTGCTAGACTACCATCCGTGGCACATGACGCATGCAGAGCTCAGAGCTCTGACCAAGAAGAGAACAGAAGAATATTTCTCCATGAAGCTGCAGTGGAGGTCCATGACTGAGGGGCAGGAAGCAAG GTTTTCAGAATACCGTGACAGGAAGAGTCTAGTTGAGAAAGACGTGAACCGAACAGACAGGACGCACCCGTTCTACGCGGGCGACAACAACCCTAACTTAGTGATCCTTCAAGACATCCTCATGACCTACGTCATGTACAACTTCGATTTAGGCTACGTACAGGGCATGTCGGATATACTGGCGCCATTGTTGCTGTTGCTAGGCAACGAGGTCGATAGCTTCTGGTGCTTTGTAGGATTCATGGATAAGATT GCGTCGAACTTCGACATGGATCAGGCGGGCATGAAGCTGCAGCTGGTCCAGCTGCAGCAGCTGCTGCTGTTCGCGAGCCCCGAGCTGGCGCAACACCTCGCGCAGAAGGACTCCGGGAACATGTACTTCTGCTTCCGGTGGCTGCTCGTCTGGTTCAAGCGGGAGTTCTCCTATAGAGATATTATGAG aCTTTGGGAAGTATTATGGACGGAATTGCCATGTGCAAATTTCCATTTATTGATATGTGTTGCCATTCTTGATGCCGAAAAAGATATTCTTATCAGTAAAGACTATGGTTTTACTGAGATATTGAAA CACGTAAACGACTTATCCATGTGCCTGGACGTCGACAAAATACTCAGTACTGCAGAGGGGATATACCACCAAGTGGTCTCAGCCCCGCACCTAACAGACCAGATCCGAGTCATACTGGGCTTGCCCACCTTAAACATATCCACATCAACCCACTCAGAGAGCGAACAGGCCTCGACATCCAAGGTGGAAAATG gGTACACTCGAATATAA